CAGTGCCTCGCATATGTCCTGCCGGACCACACGTAACATCAGCTATTGGGTCATTTCAGTATTTGTAACCACTATCCAAGGATGGCGACGCAGTACGAATAAACAAAATCTGATGAGTGAAAAGCAAGAGACCACGTTTTCCTCGTGCACAAACCCGGTAAAATCCACTGCTGAACACAACCGTATAAGGAAAGTGGTACTCGTTCCGTTCCATTTTAAATACAGTTGTGAGTTTTTATGTCTAATATTGACCGTCAATcctatttaaaatttttcttattagatgataaaatataaataatattttatgtgtgacttattttaaaaaaatatataaatttttaaataagacgtgCGGtcaaagattgaaaaaaaaaatcagaactaCATTTAAAATGAGAGAGGGAGTAAGTGGTAACACGCTACCGATAGAAGTTTTTTCGAAACGACCGGCACAAGCGTTCATCTTTCAACAACAGGTGTTCAAGTAAGAAACACAGCGCTAAGATATATAGTTCTCCTGTTAATTCAGTTGCAAGAATCACCAAACCATCCCCTAAAAAGATTCACCCTTTCTCCTTATCTTCACAGGTAAGCCACCCTTCATCCTCAGCGATATAGAGAACACATGCTCCGGAACGCccccgccggcgacctccttgACGACGTCGACCACCAACTCCTCGATCACGTTAGCAACTATGGACTTCATCTGCACGTACGCCATCTCCTTCCCGAGGCACATCCTCGGCCCCGCGTGGAACACCGTGAACCGGAACGGGCTCGCCGGCTGGAACGCGCCGTCGTCACCGAGCCATCGCTCCGGCCTGTACTCCATGCAGTCCTCGCCCCATATGGCGGCGAGCCTCCCCATGGCGTACGCGCTGTAGTTCACGAACCAGCCGGCGCGGACGAACGTGCCGTCGGGGAGTGTGTCGTCCGCCGCGCACGACTGCGGGTCGGTCGGCACCGGCGGGTACAGCCGCATCGACTCCGTGAGCGCGGCGTGGAGGTAGTGCATCTCCCGGAGCGCGTCGAACCCGAATGGCTCGCCGGGGCGCGTGCCGGTCGCCTTCCTCACAGCGCGGACCTCGTCGGCGATCCGCGCCACGACGTCGGGCCGGGATGACAACAGCCAGAAGAACCACGTCAGCCCCGACGACGTCGTCtcacggccggcgacgaggaagctGAGGACGATGTCGCGGAGGACCTCGTCGCTGTACTCGTCGCTCGCCACGAACCTTGACAAGACGTCGTCTCTGTCTTTCACGGACGCGCTCTGGCGCCGGGCGCGGACAATGTCCATGGCGAAGGCATGGACGTCGGCGATGGCTTTCTTCAGGCGGCGCTCGGTGCCGATGTTGAGCCATTTCTTGATCTTCCAGGAGACCTCGATGGGGTCCATGAAGCGGCCGATGACGAGGTCCAGTGCCTCGCCGAAGTTGTGCATGAACTCCGACTTGGCCTCCTCCAGGACCCCGCCGtcggcgaggcagcgcgggtCATGCCCGAACGCCACCATACAGATGGTGTCGAACCCGAATCGCTGGAGCACGTCCTGCAAGTCGAGGACGACGGCATCACCACCGACACCATCACCGGCAGCGCGGCGGAGCAGCGGGAGCAGGCGGTTGGCGACCTCGGCCTgcacgacgtcgacgacgaactTGCGCAGGGAGCGCTTGCTGAACTCGTAGCTGGCGTTCTTGCGCTGCCAGAGCCACTGCTCGCCGTCGGAGTTGAAGAGGCCATGGCCGAGGAAATCCTCGAGCGTGCCAATGGCGTGCTGGCCCTTGGGATAGTTTGCGAAGTTGGTGCGCAGGATGTGCTCGACGTCGGCCGGGTTGCCGGTGACGATGCCGCTCCGCATCCCGGGGATCCACAATCCAATCCTCATCTCCGGGCTGCCGGCGATGAGCTCCGTCGACCAATCAAGGAAGCGGTGGCTGTTCTTGACGAAGGCCGGTAGGTGGCCGAGCAGCGGGTGTGCCTTGAGGCCATGGGTGGTGGGCTTCTTCTCGGCTAGGGTTCTTGTGAGGTGGTAGGACATGTACAGTATCAGAGGCAGGATGAGGAGCATGGAATAGGCGTAGAACTCCATTTCAACTGACTGAATTAATTGCTACTTTCGCTGTTGGTTGACATATATGGACATGCATTTGCTACTGCTTTTATATGTTGAGCTATCTGCCTATCTacgcttcagagttcagagatgTTGAGCTGTTTAATTGAAAGTCCTACTCTGAGATGAATGCTAAAATATTGTGAACTGTACTAAAGAGTGTGTAAGGCCATGGATTGGCACATGTATGCCAAATTGTTTGTTCTTGTTGCCCAAGATAGGGACTTGCGTTGCAGACTTCAGAAGACCAACTCGAAGATCAATTATTTAATCCAATGGAGGTTAATTGAGAAATGTTTGAGTAGGAAGCTTCGGACGATATGGACATGTATCTATAGAGCGGGGAGCGGGAGAGACCTTGGTCAATGTTTTATAGCAACTCTATTGATTTCATTTTCTGCTAGTACACAGTAGTACTGTGCTGCCGTACCGACAAATTTGTATTTGTACTgcaaaagagaaagataatcggATGGTTTGATCATGTCTGAAATCACGAAATGGATCAAGAATAGTAGACCAGACGGTTGCTTGGTCGTAGAGTGGAGCTGAGGGGGTGCCTAACAACCCggttcaaaatatttttaatctATACTTCATATATTTCCATCCTATTTGCACCCTCTGTCCAAACTTAAATACTTACATCAGCCTTAACTCGATCCAAATTAAAGTAAAATAAAGGAGTGATACCCTTTTATTTTGTACTAACTCTGCCCCTTCATTTCGTACTAACTCCGTCTAGTGGCGGAGCTTAGTGAAGGTTATCCTGGGTGGTGAACCCCAGCTCATTAAGCAGCTAATTCTGTTTAGGCGCACACATGCAGGAGAATGTTTTTTGAAACTCATGCCGATATGCGGATGTGACATCACATATTCAGGGTATTAAGACATCCAAATTAGCAATAAAAGCATTTGGTACTTCGGCCCTTATCAGTATTCTTTCTCATGTCTGCATTCCTGCTGTTTTTTACTTCAGCCCCTatcaattttctttttcttacttCTCTGGTAAATAAATATCCCATGTTCTGTTCTAATTAAGCTTGAAATTTTTTCAAGGACTTTTAGTTTTATGAATGATTCCACAATCGGAGTTAATGCTTCGGTCCTTGCCTGGGTTGGATTCTGAacgtgattattttttttccactaaCTGAGGTGCTTGACTAATCCCCAGATCAAAGCCACCAGCAAATCGAATAATCATATACAAGGGACCGTGTTTCTATTGTCATACTTTGGAAACCAAAAGTTTGGTTGATTATCATCTAGCAGAGCAGGAGGTTATAGTCACACGAATGTGTGACTATTTAACTAGTACTAAATATGAAAAGTCCAGTAGCTAGTTTCAATCAAGCAATTACAATTTGTGAATTCGTGAGTTATGCGATGTGACTCAGTTAGCACGAAAGTTCTACAATTGTCAAattgagagaaaagagagacaaACAGATAACAGTTCATGCCCGGATTCATGAAATGGCCCAAGAAGccggttggttggttggttggagGCACTACGTAGAGGCCTCATCGCCACCAAATGCATTCTACGGGAAGTCGTCTTCGTTGAGATGGGCGACATCTCCAAACCTCTCGAGAATCCAATGGCCGGTGGAGCCAGAAATGTTGAAGACGCAGATCGAAGTGTTTGGGATTCTCCTGCGAACTGAGCTGGTTGGATCGGCGTGTCTGCAGAGTTCCTCGATGCTCGCTCCATGGGAGACCACAATCACTCGCTCCCCTGCCAATGCAGCATACATAATAACTTCATTTTCTGTGTATTATGAGCAACTGCTTGAATGACTCGGCATAAGAATGTGCAGGTGCATTCTGAATTTTCTTTGCACCGCTAGCTTTCACTTTACTAATAGCATGCTTACCAGATTTGAAATAGCTAACTCAACAAGCAAATTTCACTATTCTGTCAACCATACAAAAACTTCAGAGTGAGAATATTACAATACTGCCTACCCTTGTGCTTCCCAGCTATTGTGTTCAAGTACGAAACACACCGCTCAGATAGTTGGTCAAGGCTCTCCCCGCCACCCTGTCAAAACAGAAAATTGTTCGAAACACATCTACTAATGTTAGGCCAATCATTATCAAGCCTAAGAAGTTGGTGAGAAAATTAAGGATGAAAGTTACAGGGATTTCTTGGCTTCTGTCTTCAGATGAGAAAGCCTTGTAAGCGTCAGGCTTGCTTCTGACGGCATCATCAAACTTCAAACCATGGAGATCTCCCATGTGCCTTTCTCTCAGTGCAGGACTCAACACCAGCTGAAAGCAAATCAAATGAGAAACATAGCAAGTTTACCACTGGAAAATGGAAGCTTCAGCATATAATGCATGTACTTACGTTGGACACATTGCAAGCTGTAGCTATAGTTTGAGCCGTTTCGGCAGCACGCTTCAGATCAGAGGAGTACACGGCAACTGGCTTAGCTTCTTTAGCCAACCGACGAGCAACCTTAGACGTTAGCACCAATTCCAAGTTCAGGTTTTTCGATAATAGAATTCCAAGTTCAGACAAAACCCCAAATTACAATCCTGTTTCATTATTTGAAATGTATTGGTAAAGCTCACCATAACAGCTTGCTGTCTGCCAGCCTCATTCAACTCTATATCCATTTGTCCCTGTTAAAATTGTTCTGATGATCTGTCAACTCGAGAAAATTGATGGAATGACGACGAGGGGACTGAAGAGCTATTGACTGAAGAAGGCCATCAACCAAGTATAATTCTCAAGAAAAATTGAAAAGGACAAGTTATTGGTGACAGGAACAAAGGGAAGACAAGACCGCCGACCTGAATGATGCACAAGGCGTTCGCCGATGTCTCCCCATGGCGCACCACCACAACCTCGGCGAAGTCCTCGCCATGCGACGACACAGGAGGAGGAATCGTCCGCTCGCTCATTGAGTCATTGTGGTTGGTACTGGCATCTGCAATCTGCCAGGCTGCTACGGACTACAGAGAGGAGAATATATGTATCTGAAGGAGGCTGCAGCTAGTTGAGTTTGCAGGTGATTTGCAGCTTCCCGGAAACCACACACGTGatgctttctttttttgaacgaaTCATGTGATGCTTTCTGATGCCACTTGGTCTTACATTCTTCTATTCTTTGCACTCGTGTTAACCATAATCGTTGTCCTTTTTTCCTTGGCACAATTGACTGCCAATCTGGTCTGACTTTGGTGATTTGCATCCATCAACTTTGATGATGGCCATTAACCACCAGCTCAGGACAATGCACTTTACCGTTTACTGGTGCGCTCTATGTCCCTTCCCTTTCCATAAACCATAAAGCACTAACTTGTCTTGTGTATTTGCATGTTCAACT
This genomic window from Oryza sativa Japonica Group chromosome 12, ASM3414082v1 contains:
- the LOC107279619 gene encoding cytochrome P450 CYP94D108-like; protein product: MEFYAYSMLLILPLILYMSYHLTRTLAEKKPTTHGLKAHPLLGHLPAFVKNSHRFLDWSTELIAGSPEMRIGLWIPGMRSGIVTGNPADVEHILRTNFANYPKGQHAIGTLEDFLGHGLFNSDGEQWLWQRKNASYEFSKRSLRKFVVDVVQAEVANRLLPLLRRAAGDGVGGDAVVLDLQDVLQRFGFDTICMVAFGHDPRCLADGGVLEEAKSEFMHNFGEALDLVIGRFMDPIEVSWKIKKWLNIGTERRLKKAIADVHAFAMDIVRARRQSASVKDRDDVLSRFVASDEYSDEVLRDIVLSFLVAGRETTSSGLTWFFWLLSSRPDVVARIADEVRAVRKATGTRPGEPFGFDALREMHYLHAALTESMRLYPPVPTDPQSCAADDTLPDGTFVRAGWFVNYSAYAMGRLAAIWGEDCMEYRPERWLGDDGAFQPASPFRFTVFHAGPRMCLGKEMAYVQMKSIVANVIEELVVDVVKEVAGGGVPEHVFSISLRMKGGLPVKIRRKGESF
- the LOC107276373 gene encoding phosphoglycerate mutase-like protein 4 isoform X2 encodes the protein MSERTIPPPVSSHGEDFAEVVVVRHGETSANALCIIQGQMDIELNEAGRQQAVMVARRLAKEAKPVAVYSSDLKRAAETAQTIATACNVSNLVLSPALRERHMGDLHGLKFDDAVRSKPDAYKAFSSEDRSQEIPGGGESLDQLSERCVSYLNTIAGKHKGERVIVVSHGASIEELCRHADPTSSVRRRIPNTSICVFNISGSTGHWILERFGDVAHLNEDDFP
- the LOC107276373 gene encoding phosphoglycerate mutase-like protein 4 isoform X3, whose translation is MDIELNEAGRQQAVMVARRLAKEAKPVAVYSSDLKRAAETAQTIATACNVSNLVLSPALRERHMGDLHGLKFDDAVRSKPDAYKAFSSEDRSQEIPGGGESLDQLSERCVSYLNTIAGKHKGERVIVVSHGASIEELCRHADPTSSVRRRIPNTSICVFNISGSTGHWILERFGDVAHLNEDDFP
- the LOC107276373 gene encoding phosphoglycerate mutase-like protein 4 isoform X1; amino-acid sequence: MSERTIPPPVSSHGEDFAEVVVVRHGETSANALCIIQGQMDIELNEAGRQQAVMVARRLAKEAKPVAVYSSDLKRAAETAQTIATACNVSNLVLSPALRERHMGDLHGLKFDDAVRSKPDAYKAFSSEDRSQEIPGGGESLDQLSERCVSYLNTIAGKHKGRQYWERVIVVSHGASIEELCRHADPTSSVRRRIPNTSICVFNISGSTGHWILERFGDVAHLNEDDFP